In Ptychodera flava strain L36383 chromosome 17, AS_Pfla_20210202, whole genome shotgun sequence, one genomic interval encodes:
- the LOC139115138 gene encoding CAP-Gly domain-containing linker protein 1-like produces MSGLSNLFSRIFSRDVVITTVLSILIGVVICGVVGVQSPMNILALVGFSLVNILSVGVLRYLDGRNEQIQLLRDDKAQMKSKIRRLQDNVTRGEEEKAKLLRQISTIEREFRCQSVQVRVDNSNEQLHRAERAAHEWQIQCRDTSARVMKLDRKLAESEERCSQLARDKIRIQEEKLELEESVFSVQERENSRLHEMNQMRMRVTELNEENEELTSKCQELEAEMKSVIKKMTQSLTPDDSGFGDDLNTSLASSYSIEYTTLTEATDGIVAAIRDERHTVDLLNRDTDDSKRKIKSLEDELGLCNAEVDKQQSENSNKEQQLQALQEQFANLKSENSKIMMTVYQLGVQNKDLMQKYSELMRTAQLQDEKIKHLGAELVKMTNQCELAEKGLKGCETEKKKIENENGELESKNDALSRDLDVKNQELEKLQEKCVELEKAKDTLENEISLLREHVDDVDARLQEKQEQLEEKIQKLKKLEHLQTFKLYINKIGDTTE; encoded by the coding sequence ATGTCTGGATTGAGTAATTTGTTCAGCAGGATTTTCTCTCGTGATGTTGTCATCACCACAGTTTTATCCATACTGATTGGTGTAGTGATCTGTGGAGTAGTTGGAGTTCAGAGTCCGATGAACATACTTGCTTTGGTTGGTTTCAGTTTAGTCAATATTCTCTCTGTGGGTGTGCTGAGGTATCTTGATGGAAGAAATGAGCAGATACAGTTGTTGCGAGATGACAAAGCCCAGATGAAGAGCAAAATTCGGCGGCTCCAAGACAATGTGACAAGGGGTGAGGAAGAAAAAGCCAAATTGCTGAGGCAGATTTCCACCATTGAACGAGAATTTCGCTGTCAGTCTGTACAAGTCAGGGTGGACAATTCAAATGAACAGTTACATAGAGCTGAGAGGGCAGCACATGAATGGCAAATTCAGTGTCGCGATACCAGTGCACGAGTTATGAAATTGGACAGGAAGCTTGCAGAAAGTGAAGAGAGATGCAGTCAGCTTGCTCGTGATAAAATACGCATTCAAGAGGAGAAGCTGGAATTAGAGGAAAGTGTGTTTTCAGTGCAGGAGCGGGAGAACAGCAGGTTGCATGAAATGAACCAGATGCGGATGAGAGTCACAGAATTGAATGAAGAAAATGAAGAACTGACCAGTAAGTGTCAAGAGTTGGAAGCAGAAATGAAGTCAGTAATCAAGAAGATGACACAAAGCTTGACTCCGGATGACAGTGGATTTGGTGATGACCTCAATACCAGTTTAGCCAGCAGCTATTCCATTGAATACACTACCCTGACAGAAGCTACAGATGGCATTGTAGCAGCTATTAGAGATGAACGTCACACTGTAGATCTCTTGAATCGAGACACAGATGACTCTAAAAGAAAGATTAAGAGCCTTGAGGATGAACTGGGGTTGTGTAATGCTGAAGTTGACAAGCAACAATCAGAGAACAGCAACAAAGAGCAGCAATTACAAGCACTGCAGGAACAGTTTGCCAACTTAAAAAGTGAGAACAGTAAAATAATGATGACTGTATACCAATTGGGTGTTCAGAATAAAGATTTGATGCAAAAATATTCAGAATTGATGCGCACAGCACAACTACAAGACGAGAAGATCAAACATCTTGGGGCAGAACTCGTGAAGATGACAAATCAATGTGAGTTAGCAGAAAAAGGTCTGAAGGGTTGTGAAacagagaagaagaaaattgaaaatgaaaacggtGAGCTGGAAAGCAAGAATGATGCACTGAGCAGAGACCTAGACGTCAAGAACCAGGAACTGGAGAAGCTACAAGAAAAATGTGTTGAACTTGAGAAGGCAAAGGATACTCTTGAAAATGAGATAAGTCTACTCCGTGAACATGTTGATGATGTAGATGCAAGGCTGCAAGAGAAACAAGAACAACTTGAAGAAAAGATTCAGAAACTCAAGAAGTTGGAACATCTGCAAACATTCAAGTTATACATAAACAAGATAGGAGACACTACAGAATGA